A stretch of Carya illinoinensis cultivar Pawnee chromosome 14, C.illinoinensisPawnee_v1, whole genome shotgun sequence DNA encodes these proteins:
- the LOC122294338 gene encoding very-long-chain (3R)-3-hydroxyacyl-CoA dehydratase 2: MPQLSKLYLITYNSLQALGWAFALSRILSSFVTTKSVNGAYSAAGELICFLQKVAFLEVVHGATGLVPSGVVNPLLQWGGRIHFLLAVVRLIDEVQELPSVFITFFVWGLTEVIRYLHYTLNCIQSCPSWITYLRYTAFIVLYPIGIAPGEMWLMYQALPYVKKNHLHEDLFDGLPFSYYNFLRVLLLCYPFLWLKLYLHMFKQRRSKLGKHHEKKKM; encoded by the exons TTTGCGCTCTCTAGAATCTTGAGCAGCTTTGTGACCACCAAGTCCGTGAATGGAGCTTACAGTGCCGCTGGAGAGCTAATCT GTTTCCTACAAAAGGTTGCATTCTTGGAAGTTGTGCATGGGGCCACTG GTCTTGTGCCAAGTGGAGTTGTGAATCCTCTACTGCAATGGGGAGGAAGGATACATTTTTTGTTGGCGGTTGTCCGTCTAATCGATGAG GTCCAAGAGTTGCCATcagttttcattacttttttcgTTTGGGGTCTAACTGAA GTAATTAGATATCTACATTACACTTTGAACTGTATACAAAGTTGTCCATCTTGGATTACCTATCTCAG GTACACTGCATTCATTGTGCTGTATCCTATAGGAATAGCCCCTGGTGAAA TGTGGCTCATGTACCAAGCACTCCCATATGTGAAGAAGAATCATCTCCACGAAGATTTATTTGATGGCCTTCCCTTCAgctattataattttctcagg GTTCTTCTTCTGTGCTACCCTTTCCTATGGTTAAAACTTTACCTGCATATGTTCAAGCAACGGAGGTCAAAACTGGGAAAACACcatgagaagaagaaaatgtga
- the LOC122294337 gene encoding aquaporin TIP1-3-like, which produces MAIPRIAVGSTGEFAQPDALKAALAEFISVLIFVFAGEGSGVAFNKLTDDGSTTPAGLVAAALAHGFGLFVAVAIGANISGGHVNPAVTFGAFLGGHITLIRGIMYWIGQLLGAVVACLLLAFSTGMSTPAFSLSSGVGVWNAVVFEIVMTFGLVYTVYATAVDPKKGNIGIIAPIAIGLIVGANILAGGAFDGASMNPAVSFGPAVVSWSWDNHWVYWVGPLIGSAIAAFVYQIIFIDSNTHEQLPSTDF; this is translated from the exons ATGGCGATCCCTAGAATTGCTGTTGGATCCACAGGCGAGTTTGCCCAACCCGATGCTCTGAAAGCTGCTCTGGCCGAGTTCATTTCtgttctcatttttgttttcGCCGGCGAAGGCTCCGGTGTTGCTTTCA ACAAGCTGACGGACGATGGGTCGACAACGCCGGCCGGGCTTGTGGCTGCAGCCCTGGCTCACGGTTTTGGACTGTTCGTTGCGGTTGCAATTGGAGCCAACATTTCCGGCGGGCACGTGAACCCTGCCGTCACCTTCGGTGCCTTCCTCGGTGGCCACATCACACTCATCAGAGGTATTATGTACTGGATCGGGCAGCTCCTTGGAGCCGTGGTTGCTTGCTTGCTTCTTGCCTTCTCAACTGGAATG TCGACACCTGCATTCTCCCTGTCCAGTGGTGTAGGTGTATGGAATGCAGTGGTGTTTGAGATTGTGATGACCTTCGGCTTGGTCTACACTGTGTACGCAACAGCAGTGGACCCAAAGAAGGGTAACATTGGAATAATTGCACCCATTGCAATTGGTCTCATTGTGGGTGCCAACATTCTTGCTGGTGGTGCCTTTGATGGTGCATCCATGAACCCAGCAGTCTCCTTTGGCCCTGCTGTGGTCAGTTGGTCATGGGACAACCACTGGGTCTACTGGGTCGGTCCACTCATCGGCTCCGCCATTGCCGCGTTCGTCTACCAGATAATCTTCATCGATTCAAACACCCATGAACAGCTCCCCTCCACCGATTTCTAA